In Granulicatella elegans, one genomic interval encodes:
- the rpmF gene encoding 50S ribosomal protein L32, producing the protein MAVPKRKTSKARKAKRRTHFKLEVPGLNACPNCGSLRKSHHVCPSCGQYDGKEVVSQEA; encoded by the coding sequence ATGGCAGTACCAAAACGTAAAACATCAAAAGCTAGAAAAGCTAAACGTCGTACTCACTTCAAATTAGAAGTACCAGGGTTAAACGCATGCCCTAACTGTGGTTCATTAAGAAAAAGCCACCATGTTTGCCCATCATGTGGACAATACGATGGAAAAGAAGTTGTTTCTCAAGAAGCATAA
- the mraZ gene encoding division/cell wall cluster transcriptional repressor MraZ, with the protein MLIGEYQHTIDAKGRMIVPAKFREDLGFTFVVTRGLDGCLYGYPLDQWQLLRQKLSELPQSKKDARAFARFFNSAASEVEFDKQGRINITTTLREHAGLVKNCRVIGVNDRIEIWDEERWKAYIAETEENFEELAEQMADFGF; encoded by the coding sequence ATGTTAATCGGTGAATACCAACACACAATAGATGCTAAGGGACGTATGATTGTTCCAGCGAAATTTCGTGAAGATTTAGGATTCACTTTTGTTGTAACGCGTGGACTAGATGGTTGCTTATACGGCTATCCTCTTGATCAATGGCAATTGCTTCGTCAAAAGTTGAGTGAATTACCTCAATCGAAAAAAGACGCTCGTGCATTTGCTCGTTTCTTCAATTCTGCTGCAAGTGAAGTAGAATTTGATAAACAAGGAAGAATTAATATCACAACAACTTTAAGAGAACATGCAGGTTTAGTGAAGAACTGTCGTGTCATTGGTGTGAATGACCGAATTGAAATTTGGGATGAAGAACGTTGGAAAGCATATATTGCTGAAACCGAAGAGAATTTTGAAGAATTAGCAGAACAAATGGCTGATTTTGGATTTTAG
- the yqeH gene encoding ribosome biogenesis GTPase YqeH — MTENHYFCMGCGATIQTENHEEIGYTPTSVLTKMLEQEEPVYCQRCFRLRNYNELQPASLSDDDFLKMLSSIAEEDALVVYVVDLFDLYGSMISGLKRFIGDNPVLFVANKVDLYPKSVNRNRLKNWIERFAKEYGIRPVDTILVSANKRIQIDELLVKMNEYRQGKDAYVVGVTNVGKSTLINKLIQSIGGTKDVITTSQFPGTTLGQIEIPFDEKSSLIDTPGIIHRHQIAHYLAEKEVKKVLPQKELQPKTFQLNAEQTIFIGGLVRVDYTKGERNSLTFYTPQTIELHRTKLEKADEFYARHNGTILTPPTGNHVKQYPTLHKTVFSVKEKSDIVIAGLGWITIQKPGTIEVWSPKEVDVIKRPSII, encoded by the coding sequence ATGACTGAAAACCACTATTTTTGTATGGGATGTGGCGCAACCATTCAAACAGAAAATCATGAAGAAATCGGCTATACTCCTACAAGTGTATTGACGAAAATGTTAGAACAAGAAGAACCCGTTTATTGTCAACGTTGTTTTAGACTTAGAAATTATAATGAATTACAACCTGCTTCTTTAAGTGATGATGATTTCTTAAAAATGTTATCTTCGATTGCAGAAGAAGATGCACTAGTTGTTTATGTTGTCGATTTATTTGACTTATATGGCAGTATGATTTCAGGGTTGAAACGTTTTATTGGAGATAATCCAGTGTTATTCGTTGCCAATAAAGTGGATTTATATCCAAAATCAGTGAATCGTAATCGTTTGAAAAATTGGATTGAACGTTTTGCAAAAGAATATGGCATTCGTCCAGTAGATACGATTTTAGTGAGTGCGAATAAACGCATTCAAATTGATGAATTATTAGTTAAAATGAATGAATATCGTCAAGGAAAAGATGCTTATGTAGTAGGAGTAACGAATGTAGGGAAATCTACTTTAATTAATAAGTTAATTCAAAGTATTGGTGGAACAAAAGACGTTATTACAACTTCTCAATTTCCAGGAACTACATTAGGGCAAATTGAGATTCCATTTGATGAAAAATCAAGCTTAATTGATACTCCAGGAATTATTCACCGTCATCAAATCGCTCACTATTTAGCAGAAAAAGAAGTGAAAAAGGTATTACCTCAAAAAGAATTACAACCAAAAACTTTCCAATTAAATGCTGAACAAACGATTTTTATTGGTGGACTTGTACGAGTGGATTATACAAAAGGGGAAAGAAATTCCTTAACATTTTATACGCCACAAACGATTGAATTACATCGTACAAAATTAGAAAAAGCGGATGAGTTTTATGCAAGACATAATGGGACGATTTTAACACCTCCTACAGGAAATCATGTGAAACAATATCCTACTTTACATAAGACAGTCTTTTCAGTAAAAGAAAAATCAGATATTGTGATTGCAGGTTTAGGATGGATAACGATTCAAAAACCAGGAACCATTGAAGTTTGGAGTCCAAAAGAAGTAGACGTTATTAAACGTCCATCGATTATATAA
- the rsfS gene encoding ribosome silencing factor, with protein sequence MTENRSKQLLDVVLRAADDKLAQEIVALEVGHLTPVADYFVITHGKNEKQVQAIVDAIEEEVHKEGFEVKSIEGKDNARWILMDLNDVIVHVFYYEDREYYNLEKLWNDAPIVNIASEKE encoded by the coding sequence ATGACAGAAAATCGTAGTAAACAATTATTAGATGTAGTATTAAGAGCAGCAGATGATAAATTAGCGCAAGAAATCGTTGCATTAGAAGTGGGACACTTAACACCTGTGGCAGATTACTTTGTCATCACTCATGGGAAAAATGAAAAACAAGTACAAGCAATTGTAGATGCGATTGAAGAAGAAGTACATAAAGAAGGTTTTGAAGTAAAAAGCATCGAAGGGAAAGACAATGCACGTTGGATTTTAATGGACTTAAACGATGTCATTGTACATGTATTCTACTATGAAGACCGTGAATATTATAATTTAGAAAAATTATGGAATGACGCACCAATCGTCAATATTGCGAGTGAAAAAGAATGA
- a CDS encoding DUF3397 family protein, with protein MLVLSLLLITITISSYFILQFYFGTRIYFSESFFLTIREVMLPLLFVSYEIFSQLLLGRSLMPWIIVFSSLAGMLLLLVKKRNLDFYIRQFVYQFCSIEFLILVMGHFILGCQFIYFLIFK; from the coding sequence ATGTTAGTATTATCCCTATTATTAATCACCATTACGATTTCATCTTATTTTATTTTACAATTTTATTTTGGTACAAGAATTTATTTTTCAGAATCATTTTTCTTAACAATAAGAGAAGTCATGCTTCCTCTTTTATTTGTTAGTTATGAAATCTTTAGTCAGTTACTTTTAGGTAGATCCTTAATGCCTTGGATAATCGTATTCAGCAGTTTAGCAGGAATGTTGTTATTATTAGTGAAAAAAAGAAATCTAGACTTCTACATTCGACAATTTGTCTATCAATTTTGTTCGATTGAATTTCTAATTTTAGTGATGGGTCATTTTATTTTAGGATGTCAATTTATTTATTTTTTGATTTTTAAATAA
- a CDS encoding cell division protein FtsL yields MALAKQIVDVNSTTIAREAYPNTYKDAVVTAIPQERVKVNYVRNMIVGLVIMFALATIAIISSMVVTNKNRQLQDIQTNTTLMQRKNDTLLQSAQELSQYDRVNRIAKEQGLKMGENNVRNVEQ; encoded by the coding sequence ATGGCATTAGCAAAACAAATCGTTGATGTAAATTCAACAACAATAGCCAGAGAAGCCTATCCGAATACTTATAAAGATGCAGTAGTCACAGCTATTCCGCAGGAAAGAGTAAAAGTTAATTATGTACGTAATATGATTGTTGGGTTAGTGATTATGTTTGCTTTAGCAACCATCGCAATTATCAGTTCAATGGTTGTAACGAATAAAAACCGTCAATTACAAGACATTCAAACAAATACAACATTGATGCAAAGAAAAAATGATACGTTATTACAATCGGCACAAGAATTATCACAATATGACCGTGTGAATCGTATTGCTAAAGAACAAGGATTAAAGATGGGCGAAAATAACGTAAGGAATGTTGAACAATGA
- a CDS encoding C39 family peptidase encodes MKKKVVALLGLGLLPISSVYAEEAKNVETNTLTTIEEKPANLKEVGENKLTKEIPQYKEVKEETKELKAEPKETKTTKEAKEQVEKTAQVQKEKLVVGKNIELKEGKYYKNSTLITKEWIFNEKEGAWYYLSETGEVVKNAWVGDYYLGQDGKMLSNQWLYDSFYKGWYYLTSSGAYANATWVGDYYLKQYGKMADAEWIYDPNYQSWYYLNNGGSYARSQWEGDYYLYADGKMATKAWVDSEKYYVDENGKWVEYVKPLNTPWYFQRDPQWGSEILKGITMAASGCVPTSLSMIFNGFGENTTPIEVARWIIENTESMNTNGYVGTRAKGAAAALKAWGFDYKVINTKEDVKQALVEGKTILACVGPGHFVKVADGSHAIVLSGYQDGKTFVRDPENNGNSRWFDIDDLWNQRSFDEGDIELGGPFTVVEKVVTKK; translated from the coding sequence ATGAAGAAAAAAGTAGTAGCATTACTTGGTCTAGGCTTACTTCCAATTTCAAGTGTATATGCTGAAGAAGCAAAAAATGTTGAAACAAATACGTTAACAACAATTGAAGAAAAGCCAGCAAACTTAAAAGAAGTGGGAGAAAATAAATTAACAAAAGAAATCCCACAATATAAAGAAGTTAAAGAAGAAACTAAAGAACTTAAAGCTGAACCAAAAGAAACTAAAACAACTAAAGAAGCTAAAGAACAAGTTGAAAAAACAGCTCAAGTACAAAAAGAAAAATTAGTTGTTGGAAAAAATATCGAATTAAAAGAAGGAAAGTATTATAAAAATAGTACTCTGATTACAAAAGAATGGATTTTTAATGAAAAAGAAGGAGCTTGGTATTATCTTTCTGAAACTGGAGAAGTCGTTAAAAATGCATGGGTTGGAGATTACTACTTAGGTCAGGATGGAAAAATGCTTTCTAATCAATGGTTATATGATTCATTCTATAAAGGATGGTATTATTTAACGAGCAGTGGTGCATACGCTAATGCAACATGGGTTGGAGATTATTATTTAAAACAATACGGTAAAATGGCGGATGCTGAATGGATTTATGATCCAAATTATCAATCATGGTATTATTTAAATAATGGTGGAAGTTATGCTCGTTCTCAATGGGAAGGGGATTACTATTTATATGCTGATGGAAAAATGGCAACAAAAGCATGGGTAGATTCAGAAAAATATTATGTAGATGAAAATGGAAAATGGGTCGAGTATGTTAAACCATTAAATACTCCATGGTACTTCCAAAGAGACCCTCAATGGGGTTCTGAAATATTAAAAGGAATTACAATGGCTGCTTCAGGATGTGTACCAACTTCTCTTTCAATGATTTTCAATGGGTTTGGCGAGAATACAACACCGATTGAAGTAGCACGTTGGATTATTGAAAATACTGAGTCGATGAATACAAATGGCTATGTTGGAACTAGAGCAAAAGGTGCAGCAGCAGCACTGAAAGCATGGGGATTTGATTATAAAGTCATTAATACAAAAGAAGATGTTAAACAAGCTTTAGTTGAAGGGAAAACGATACTAGCTTGTGTTGGGCCAGGACATTTTGTTAAAGTAGCAGACGGATCTCATGCCATTGTATTAAGTGGATACCAAGATGGTAAAACATTTGTTAGAGACCCTGAAAATAATGGGAATAGTAGATGGTTTGATATCGATGATTTATGGAATCAAAGAAGTTTCGATGAAGGGGATATCGAATTAGGTGGTCCATTTACGGTTGTAGAAAAAGTTGTTACTAAAAAATGA
- the rsmH gene encoding 16S rRNA (cytosine(1402)-N(4))-methyltransferase RsmH: protein MFKHVTVLLHETVDNLEVKPDGIYVDCTLGGAGHSEYLLGQLTTGHLYCFDQDMNAIDNAKIRLEKFINEGKVTFIHANFRMIQKILNELGIKKVDGILYDLGVSSPQLDQIERGFSYHQNAILDMRMDQTAPLTAKKIINEWGYDELVRIFYRYGEEKFSKQIARNIERIRQDHEIETTGELVDIIRGSIPAAARRKGGHPAKRIFQAVRIAVNDELAAVEDSLEQAFDLLEVGGRISVISFHSLEDRIVKTMFKQQSTVEQGPKNLPILPGQLESANFKLITRKPILPTEEEMQENSRSQSAKLRVIERVK from the coding sequence ATGTTTAAACATGTAACTGTATTGCTACATGAAACAGTGGATAATCTTGAAGTAAAACCAGATGGGATTTATGTAGATTGTACATTAGGTGGAGCAGGACATAGTGAATATTTATTAGGCCAATTGACAACAGGACATTTATATTGTTTTGATCAAGATATGAATGCGATTGATAATGCTAAAATCCGTTTGGAAAAATTTATAAATGAAGGTAAAGTAACGTTTATTCATGCGAATTTTAGAATGATTCAGAAAATATTGAATGAATTAGGAATTAAAAAAGTTGATGGAATTTTGTATGATTTAGGAGTATCTTCTCCACAATTAGATCAAATTGAGAGAGGTTTTAGTTATCATCAAAATGCTATTTTAGATATGAGAATGGATCAAACAGCACCATTAACTGCAAAAAAAATTATTAATGAATGGGGTTATGATGAATTAGTTCGAATTTTTTATCGTTATGGAGAAGAAAAATTTTCCAAACAAATTGCGAGAAATATTGAACGTATTCGTCAAGATCATGAAATTGAAACGACTGGAGAATTAGTGGATATTATTCGTGGTAGTATTCCTGCTGCTGCAAGAAGAAAAGGCGGGCATCCTGCCAAAAGAATTTTCCAAGCGGTGCGTATTGCCGTGAATGATGAATTAGCAGCAGTGGAGGATTCACTGGAACAGGCTTTTGATTTATTAGAAGTCGGTGGAAGAATCAGTGTGATTTCATTCCATTCTCTAGAAGATCGTATTGTAAAGACGATGTTTAAACAACAAAGCACTGTTGAACAAGGGCCTAAAAATTTACCAATTTTACCAGGTCAGTTAGAAAGTGCGAATTTTAAATTGATTACTAGAAAACCAATTTTGCCAACAGAAGAAGAAATGCAAGAAAACTCACGATCACAAAGTGCGAAATTACGTGTGATTGAGCGTGTAAAATAA
- a CDS encoding YceD family protein, with protein MKISLKQLENSQGMPVYFEEEMQVEDNLKSRDDTIIAVSPAVAKGFLVYQNETVIAQFTCVVDITLPSSRSLEPVVVPLSIEIVERYIPKGTSFEEQELTEIVIPLETDWIDLQPAVEDHILLSIPLQVLSPEELSEDRMPSGQDWEVISQDELSLRRTVAKEQQIDPRLAALQSFFDSDETEK; from the coding sequence GTGAAAATATCATTAAAACAACTTGAAAATTCTCAAGGAATGCCTGTTTATTTTGAAGAGGAAATGCAAGTAGAAGATAACTTAAAAAGTCGTGACGATACGATAATAGCAGTTTCTCCTGCTGTAGCCAAAGGATTTCTTGTTTATCAAAATGAAACAGTCATTGCACAATTTACATGTGTTGTCGATATCACGCTTCCTTCATCCAGGTCTCTAGAGCCAGTGGTTGTGCCATTGTCAATAGAAATTGTTGAACGATATATTCCAAAAGGAACTTCATTTGAAGAACAGGAATTAACAGAAATTGTTATTCCGTTAGAAACTGATTGGATAGATTTACAACCTGCTGTGGAAGATCATATTTTACTTTCAATTCCTTTACAAGTCTTATCGCCAGAGGAATTGAGTGAAGACCGAATGCCAAGTGGTCAAGATTGGGAAGTGATTTCTCAAGACGAGTTGTCTTTAAGACGTACAGTTGCAAAAGAGCAACAAATTGATCCAAGGTTAGCGGCTCTACAGTCTTTCTTCGATTCCGATGAGACTGAAAAGTAA
- a CDS encoding nicotinate-nucleotide adenylyltransferase, whose product MMQSIKLCPKVKQNDFSGKQKRVGILGGSFNPPHMAHLIMAEQARVQLNLDKIYFMPSHIPPHVDEKKTIDANYRVEMTQLAIQDNYHFELETIELERPEKSYSFDTIQLLKEKNPEVDYYFIIGGDMVDYLPTWHRIDELVHEVQFVGVCRPGYPKETPYPVLWIEAPQMEISSTQIRKNVLWGQSIRYLVPESVEEYIFEKGLYQE is encoded by the coding sequence ATGATGCAATCCATCAAGCTTTGTCCAAAAGTAAAACAAAATGATTTTAGTGGAAAACAAAAGCGTGTTGGAATTTTAGGAGGAAGTTTTAATCCTCCTCATATGGCACATTTAATTATGGCAGAGCAAGCAAGAGTTCAATTGAATTTGGACAAAATCTATTTTATGCCGAGCCATATTCCACCTCATGTAGATGAAAAGAAGACGATTGATGCCAATTATCGAGTAGAAATGACCCAATTAGCTATTCAAGATAATTATCATTTTGAACTTGAAACGATTGAATTAGAACGTCCTGAAAAAAGTTATAGCTTCGATACGATTCAACTCTTAAAAGAAAAGAATCCTGAGGTGGACTATTACTTTATTATTGGTGGCGATATGGTCGATTATTTACCGACTTGGCATCGAATTGATGAATTAGTTCATGAAGTTCAATTTGTTGGAGTTTGTCGTCCCGGTTACCCAAAGGAAACTCCATATCCAGTATTATGGATTGAAGCGCCTCAAATGGAAATTAGTTCAACACAAATTCGTAAAAATGTGTTATGGGGACAAAGTATTCGTTACTTGGTTCCAGAAAGTGTAGAAGAATATATTTTTGAGAAAGGATTGTATCAAGAATGA
- a CDS encoding nucleotidyltransferase: MKACGIIAEYNPFHKGHHYQIEQIRKQTDVDVIVITMSGNFVQRGEPAIENKWHRAKMALENGADLVLELPTLSSTQATDWFAAGGVGILHAAKCQEIAFGVEDTSVDYQVAFEEWGTLQTRIKEDVTDDEMKSLTYANRLSLISKETFGENSPLYRLMQQPNQQLGFAYVKEILSHNLPMEFITIERIGNGHLDEKIQEGQFASGTALRKQLLKVDRNHQLLSQLPYLEEVFSDEYRNNWEQYWALLKYQLERSSVEELRMIYQMDEGMEYRFKKFLLQANSFDEFIQLLKNKRWTWARLQRLCIYVLLGITKEQVKQHFETIHSPKEVTVLGFNETGREYLKTLREEETNFITNYANPVLELQKKFDNIYDIMNPSGYHSARQSMPVMK, encoded by the coding sequence ATGAAAGCTTGTGGAATTATTGCAGAATATAATCCATTTCATAAAGGTCACCATTATCAAATCGAACAAATTAGAAAGCAAACAGATGTAGATGTCATTGTTATTACGATGAGCGGGAATTTTGTTCAAAGAGGCGAACCAGCGATTGAGAATAAATGGCATCGTGCAAAAATGGCTCTAGAAAATGGAGCAGATCTGGTATTAGAATTACCAACACTTTCAAGTACACAAGCCACAGATTGGTTTGCTGCTGGAGGCGTTGGTATTTTGCATGCTGCTAAATGCCAGGAAATTGCTTTTGGAGTAGAAGATACATCCGTTGATTATCAAGTAGCATTTGAAGAATGGGGTACCCTACAAACACGAATCAAAGAAGATGTGACAGATGACGAGATGAAATCTCTAACTTATGCCAATCGACTTTCGTTGATTTCAAAGGAAACGTTTGGAGAAAATAGCCCACTCTATCGATTAATGCAACAACCGAATCAACAATTAGGATTTGCCTATGTAAAAGAAATTTTGTCGCACAATCTACCGATGGAATTTATAACGATTGAACGAATAGGAAATGGACATTTAGATGAAAAAATCCAAGAAGGACAGTTCGCCAGTGGGACTGCATTACGGAAACAATTGTTAAAAGTGGATAGAAATCATCAATTGCTTTCTCAATTACCTTATTTAGAAGAAGTTTTTTCAGATGAATATCGAAATAACTGGGAGCAGTATTGGGCATTGTTAAAGTATCAACTAGAACGAAGTAGTGTGGAAGAATTAAGAATGATTTATCAAATGGATGAAGGAATGGAATATCGGTTCAAAAAATTCTTACTTCAAGCAAATTCGTTTGATGAATTCATTCAATTATTGAAAAATAAACGATGGACTTGGGCGAGATTACAACGCTTATGCATCTATGTGTTATTAGGAATTACAAAAGAACAAGTAAAACAACATTTTGAAACGATTCATTCACCAAAAGAAGTGACCGTTTTAGGATTTAATGAAACAGGAAGAGAATATTTAAAAACTTTACGAGAAGAAGAGACAAACTTTATAACAAATTATGCTAATCCTGTCTTAGAATTACAAAAGAAATTTGATAACATATATGATATAATGAACCCATCTGGGTATCATTCTGCTCGGCAATCGATGCCTGTGATGAAATAG
- the yhbY gene encoding ribosome assembly RNA-binding protein YhbY: MELKGKERQFFKKEAHSIKPIFQIGKGGLSEEMIQQIQFAIEKRELIKVSLLQNTMEEPQEAAEILAEQTGSTIIQVIGHTIVLYKQAKNPKNRDISIRFAEFVKRGR, encoded by the coding sequence TTGGAATTAAAAGGAAAAGAAAGACAGTTTTTCAAAAAAGAAGCTCATAGTATTAAGCCGATTTTTCAAATTGGAAAAGGCGGTTTAAGTGAAGAAATGATTCAACAAATCCAATTTGCGATTGAAAAACGTGAATTAATTAAAGTCAGTTTATTACAAAATACAATGGAAGAACCTCAGGAAGCTGCTGAAATATTAGCAGAACAAACAGGTAGCACGATTATTCAAGTCATTGGACATACGATTGTATTGTATAAACAAGCTAAAAATCCAAAAAATCGTGATATTTCGATTCGATTTGCAGAATTTGTAAAAAGAGGGCGATAA
- a CDS encoding YkuJ family protein: MKPSQLVAIVQRLQTMADQSTDIEIRRFEKDGVEKCVVTFNQEADSFELEECETKQTFQFDDIDLVAIEIFELLQD, from the coding sequence ATGAAACCTTCACAACTAGTTGCAATTGTGCAACGTCTACAAACAATGGCGGATCAAAGCACGGATATTGAAATTCGTCGTTTTGAAAAAGATGGTGTTGAAAAATGTGTTGTGACATTTAATCAAGAAGCAGATAGCTTTGAGTTAGAAGAGTGTGAGACAAAACAAACATTCCAATTTGATGATATCGATTTAGTCGCAATTGAAATTTTTGAACTATTACAAGATTAA
- a CDS encoding YqeG family HAD IIIA-type phosphatase, whose translation MSIKLTPTWLMKDYSSISIEFLKKQSIKTIFADIDNTLVEWDELDTNEALQTWVQKLTENQIEIILVSNNRKNRIERVAEQLGVPYVFPGLKPLHKGFKTALSKTTATKDEIVMIGDQLLTDILGAGTFGIKTILVKPLKLSDAKKTRVNRFFENLILTILYGKNYSEKWEEKIHD comes from the coding sequence ATGTCCATTAAACTAACACCAACGTGGTTGATGAAAGATTATTCATCCATTTCCATTGAGTTTTTAAAAAAACAATCAATCAAAACAATTTTTGCAGATATTGATAATACATTAGTGGAGTGGGACGAATTAGATACAAATGAAGCTTTACAAACATGGGTTCAAAAGTTGACAGAAAACCAGATTGAAATCATTTTAGTATCTAACAATCGAAAAAATCGTATTGAAAGAGTGGCTGAACAATTAGGTGTTCCGTACGTTTTTCCAGGACTAAAACCACTGCATAAAGGATTTAAAACAGCATTGAGTAAAACAACTGCAACAAAAGATGAAATAGTGATGATTGGAGACCAATTATTGACAGATATTTTAGGGGCAGGAACTTTTGGCATTAAAACGATACTAGTAAAGCCTTTAAAGTTATCAGATGCTAAAAAAACAAGAGTGAATCGCTTTTTTGAAAATCTAATCCTAACGATATTATATGGAAAAAATTACTCAGAGAAATGGGAGGAGAAAATCCATGACTGA
- the yqeK gene encoding bis(5'-nucleosyl)-tetraphosphatase (symmetrical) YqeK: MTVVDFSPYSSLSREKILHQVHSQMSQRRFDHCLRVEKKIMELATLYGVDVTKASLAALIHDYAKERPLEELQELVVKKQLSHQLKNQSSEILHGPVGAEILKDELDIQDEEILDAIREHTIGGTKMTRLSKCLFVADAIEDGRNYPGVEDARQIARYNIDEAVRYLVRHTLQYLIEKEVYIYPGTLEVYNYLVIERGNL, translated from the coding sequence ATGACAGTAGTAGATTTTTCTCCTTATTCTTCTTTGAGTCGTGAAAAAATTTTACATCAAGTGCACTCTCAAATGAGTCAAAGAAGATTTGACCATTGTTTAAGAGTGGAAAAGAAAATCATGGAATTAGCGACATTATATGGAGTAGATGTTACAAAAGCTTCTTTAGCAGCGTTAATTCATGATTATGCAAAAGAAAGACCCTTAGAAGAATTACAAGAATTAGTGGTCAAAAAACAGTTGTCACATCAACTAAAAAATCAATCATCTGAAATTTTACATGGTCCTGTTGGAGCAGAAATTTTAAAAGATGAATTAGACATTCAAGATGAAGAAATTTTAGACGCTATTCGTGAACATACGATTGGTGGGACTAAAATGACTCGTTTGTCTAAATGTTTATTTGTAGCAGATGCCATTGAAGATGGAAGAAATTATCCAGGAGTAGAAGATGCAAGACAAATTGCTAGATATAATATTGATGAAGCAGTTCGATATTTAGTAAGACATACTTTGCAGTATTTAATTGAAAAAGAAGTATATATATATCCTGGAACATTAGAAGTGTATAATTATTTAGTAATAGAAAGAGGAAACTTATGA
- a CDS encoding class I SAM-dependent DNA methyltransferase yields MTYQTFAHVYDEVMDHEQYQLWVKLTKDAFNRYTDRNIQKVMELACGTGEVSTLLTETGYQVTGVDLSNEMLDIAKEKYQQEYPSINWVQKDMRDLDGLETFDAITLYSDSLCYLTEFEDTIKVFKTVHNHLEEDGLFLFDVHSLYQMQEVFPGYQYHYTSEDLAFLWQSYELDEPGSVEHVIDMFVRDESQTSKALFEHFQEVHVEQTFPMEWYQEALEMVGFKKVWVKAEFGESEVEETSPRWFFIALK; encoded by the coding sequence ATGACCTATCAAACTTTCGCACATGTATATGATGAAGTAATGGATCATGAACAATACCAATTATGGGTGAAGCTTACAAAAGACGCTTTTAACAGGTATACGGATCGAAACATTCAAAAAGTCATGGAATTAGCTTGCGGAACGGGTGAAGTTTCTACGCTCCTAACAGAGACTGGTTACCAAGTAACCGGAGTTGATTTATCGAACGAAATGTTAGATATTGCAAAAGAAAAATATCAACAAGAATACCCTTCGATTAATTGGGTTCAAAAAGATATGCGTGATTTAGATGGATTAGAGACTTTTGACGCTATTACATTATATTCTGATTCACTTTGTTATTTAACGGAGTTTGAAGATACTATTAAAGTCTTTAAAACTGTTCACAATCATTTAGAAGAAGATGGTTTGTTTTTATTTGATGTGCATTCTCTCTATCAAATGCAAGAAGTATTTCCAGGATACCAATATCATTATACGAGTGAAGATTTAGCGTTTTTATGGCAAAGTTATGAATTAGACGAACCTGGAAGTGTGGAACATGTCATCGATATGTTTGTCCGTGACGAATCTCAAACGAGTAAAGCATTATTTGAGCATTTTCAAGAAGTGCATGTGGAGCAAACTTTCCCTATGGAATGGTATCAAGAAGCTCTTGAAATGGTAGGGTTTAAAAAAGTATGGGTAAAAGCTGAGTTTGGTGAGTCAGAAGTGGAAGAGACTTCGCCACGTTGGTTTTTTATTGCATTGAAATGA